One window of Candidatus Nitrospira kreftii genomic DNA carries:
- a CDS encoding putative L-asparaginase, whose amino-acid sequence MTSPQASCVRSALQVGYSWLDRGSSALLAVEQTIRVLERSGLFNAGNGSKLQLDGIQRMDASIMEGQALQAGAVASIEGIVHPITAARLVIEKTDHVLLVGPMATKFAKHFKMERHHLQTAVNRLSYGAMLKPKRSSSDRHGTVGAVALDRTGTVAAGASTGGIERMLPGRVGDTPIIGCGVYADNDTGAVSMTGWGESIIRLAVAKEMCDRLGKGKRPATVARLVLRKLVARINGSAGCLVLTPDGRFTIRHSTPHMMAGYWAGRGIPVVNDTFR is encoded by the coding sequence ATGACCTCACCACAAGCCTCGTGCGTACGTTCCGCCTTGCAAGTCGGCTATTCATGGCTCGATCGAGGTAGCTCGGCACTCCTTGCCGTCGAGCAGACCATTCGAGTCCTTGAGCGCAGCGGATTATTTAATGCCGGGAACGGATCCAAGCTGCAGCTCGATGGCATACAACGGATGGACGCATCCATCATGGAAGGACAGGCCTTGCAGGCCGGCGCTGTAGCCTCCATTGAAGGCATTGTCCATCCAATCACTGCTGCACGTCTCGTGATAGAGAAAACGGATCATGTGTTGCTTGTGGGACCGATGGCGACGAAGTTCGCCAAGCACTTCAAGATGGAACGTCACCATCTCCAAACCGCAGTCAATCGTCTCTCTTATGGCGCGATGCTCAAGCCGAAAAGATCGAGTAGCGATCGGCACGGAACAGTCGGGGCTGTCGCACTCGATCGAACCGGAACGGTTGCCGCGGGGGCTTCGACCGGCGGGATCGAACGCATGTTGCCTGGTCGAGTCGGAGATACGCCGATTATTGGTTGCGGGGTCTATGCTGATAATGACACCGGCGCGGTGTCTATGACAGGATGGGGCGAGAGCATCATCCGTCTGGCGGTGGCCAAAGAGATGTGCGACCGATTAGGGAAAGGAAAGAGACCAGCCACAGTGGCTCGATTGGTGTTGCGAAAGCTGGTCGCCCGGATCAACGGATCTGCCGGATGCCTGGTCCTCACGCCTGACGGACGATTTACCATTCGTCATTCCACTCCTCACATGATGGCCGGGTACTGGGCCGGACGCGGAATCCCCGTGGTTAACGATACCTTCCGATAG
- a CDS encoding hypothetical protein (conserved protein of unknown function), translating into MEQDDGRWRLPPGFKGLEVAVSPYELMSLHLALSHLAYLKDTPFVEDLEAVIRKVEAGLPDKVRNHLERIVTTFASLQRPVRAYAAQRSVIESIRKALLRQLTVILHDYRKPGERPKDYKVDPYRLILYQYGLYLIGYSHQARGLRMFALERVKTITVTEDMFVLPQSGSLADRLDRTFGLIEESPQEVRIWIAPEWAYFVEERRWHPTQTLQPQKDGSVILTMRCGGFDELTAWVLSFGPGAKVLGPQSLIDQVSSQLATAAESYRTSR; encoded by the coding sequence TTGGAACAGGATGATGGGAGGTGGAGACTCCCTCCGGGCTTCAAGGGGCTGGAAGTGGCAGTTTCGCCATACGAGCTGATGTCGCTCCATCTCGCGCTGAGTCATCTGGCCTATTTGAAGGACACACCATTTGTTGAAGATTTGGAAGCCGTCATCAGGAAAGTCGAGGCAGGTCTGCCCGATAAGGTGAGAAATCATCTTGAGCGAATCGTTACGACATTTGCGTCCCTTCAGCGACCGGTCCGAGCCTACGCAGCTCAAAGATCCGTCATCGAATCCATTCGAAAGGCGTTACTTCGACAGCTCACGGTTATTCTGCACGACTATCGGAAGCCCGGAGAACGCCCGAAAGATTACAAGGTGGATCCCTATAGGCTAATCCTATACCAGTACGGTCTGTATCTCATCGGTTATTCCCATCAGGCGCGAGGGTTGAGAATGTTTGCGCTGGAGCGAGTCAAGACCATCACGGTCACGGAAGATATGTTTGTGCTGCCCCAGTCTGGTTCTCTTGCTGACCGCCTTGACCGAACTTTCGGGTTGATTGAAGAGTCGCCCCAGGAAGTGAGAATCTGGATTGCCCCTGAGTGGGCCTATTTCGTCGAAGAACGAAGGTGGCATCCGACGCAGACGCTTCAGCCTCAGAAGGACGGGTCCGTCATTCTGACCATGCGGTGCGGTGGCTTCGACGAACTGACTGCCTGGGTGTTGTCCTTCGGGCCTGGGGCCAAGGTACTCGGTCCGCAATCCCTGATCGATCAGGTGTCCAGTCAGTTGGCAACCGCAGCCGAATCCTATCGAACCTCCCGCTAG
- a CDS encoding hypothetical protein (conserved protein of unknown function), whose protein sequence is MRYRAIQEHDRRYPIRLMCRALAVSPAGYYAWRGRPESRQAVANRTLLVTIRVLHQDSRQTYGSPSIWRALRKQGHRVGEHRVARLMRHNGLRAKTVKKWRATTYSSHGLPVAANTLDRQFRVPQPNQVWAGDITYVWTMEGWLYLAVLLDLYSRAVIGWAMGPRLTGDLTEQALRMALATRQPTAGLLHHSDRGSQYAAEAYQQLLTTHGITASMSRTGNCWDNACVESFFGTLKQELVYHRHYATRAEAKQDIFEYIEVFYNRTRRHSTLGYDSPAEYEARAAVA, encoded by the coding sequence ATGAGATACCGCGCGATCCAGGAGCACGACCGTCGCTATCCGATCCGCCTCATGTGCCGAGCACTGGCGGTCTCCCCTGCGGGGTATTATGCGTGGCGCGGACGTCCTGAGAGTCGGCAGGCGGTCGCCAATCGGACGCTCCTGGTCACAATCCGCGTGCTCCATCAGGACAGTCGCCAGACCTACGGCAGTCCGAGTATTTGGCGGGCGCTCCGCAAACAGGGTCACCGGGTGGGAGAGCATCGCGTGGCGCGGCTAATGCGTCACAATGGCCTCCGGGCCAAGACCGTGAAGAAGTGGCGGGCTACCACATACTCGTCGCACGGCTTGCCCGTGGCGGCTAACACGCTTGACCGCCAGTTCAGGGTGCCCCAGCCCAACCAGGTCTGGGCAGGCGATATCACCTACGTCTGGACAATGGAGGGCTGGCTGTATCTGGCCGTGCTGCTGGATCTGTACTCGCGTGCCGTCATCGGCTGGGCGATGGGCCCGCGCTTGACCGGAGATTTAACCGAACAGGCCCTCCGCATGGCGCTCGCCACGCGGCAGCCCACAGCAGGACTCCTGCATCACTCCGATCGCGGGAGTCAATATGCGGCAGAGGCCTACCAGCAGTTGCTCACCACGCATGGCATCACAGCCAGTATGAGCCGCACCGGCAATTGCTGGGACAACGCCTGTGTCGAGAGCTTCTTCGGAACATTGAAGCAGGAACTCGTGTACCATCGGCACTATGCCACACGAGCGGAAGCGAAACAGGACATTTTCGAATACATCGAGGTGTTCTACAATCGGACGCGTCGGCACTCGACCCTCGGCTATGACTCCCCGGCCGAGTACGAAGCAAGGGCCGCAGTCGCGTAG